Within Streptomyces antibioticus, the genomic segment GTGCAGCGTCCGCTCCAGGGGGCTCGGCAGGTCGGCGGAGGGATCCATGTCCCCATTGTGCGCGGTCTCGACCGCTCCCCGAAGAACGGAGGCGAAACGAAGGCGAAGGAAGGCGAAGGAAGGCGAAGGAAGGCGAAGGAAATACATTTCAGGAATGACCTCCCTCACCCCCTCCGACGCCCCCGACGGTCTCCGCGCCGAGCTGGACTCCCTGCCCACCGAGGCGTTCCGGCCGGACCTCGCCGAGATCGACCGGATGTCCACCCTCGACATCGCCCGGCTGATGAACGGCGAGGACAGCGCCGTACCCGCCGCCGTCGCGACCCAGCTCCCCCGGATCGCCGCCGTGATCGACGCCGTCGCCGAGCGGATGGCCCGGGGCGGCCGGCTGGTCTACGCCGGGGCCGGGACGGCAGGACGGCTCGGGGTGCTCGACGCGTCCGAGTGCCCGCCGACCTTCAACACCGCCCCCGGTCAGGTCGTCGGCGTCCTCGCGGGCGGCCCCGCCGCGCTGGTGACGTCGGTGGAGGGCGCGGAGGACTCCCGGGAGCTGGCCGCCGAGGACCTCACCGCACTCCGGCTGACCTCGGACGACACGGTGATCGGCGTCTCCGCCTCGGGCCGCACCCCGTACGCGATCGGCGCCGTGGAGCACGCGCGGGCCCAAGGCGCGCTGACCGTCGGGCTGGCCTGCAACCCGGACAGCGCGCTGGCCGCGGCCGCCGAGCACCGTGTCGAGGTGGTGGTCGGCCCCGAGCTGCTCACCGGCTCCACTCGGCTGAAGGCGGGCACGGCCCAGAAGCTGGTGCTCAACATGATCTCGACGATCACGATGATCCGGCTGGGCAAGACGTACGGGAACCTGATGGTCGACGTCCGCGCCTCCAACGACAAGCTGCGCGCCCGCTCCCGGCGGATCGTCGCGCTCGCCACGGGCGCGCCGGACGCGGAGATCGAGGCGGCGCTCACGGCCACCGGCGGTGAGGTGAAGGACGCGGTCCTGGTGCTGCTGGCCGGGGTGGACGGTCCGTCCGCCGCCCGCCTTCTGGAGGAGTCCGGCGGTCATCTGCGCGCCGCGCTCGGCGCGTCGGGCGGCTGACCCGCACGCTCGGGAGGTGCCTATCGACGCCTCCACCACCGCCAGCGCGATCCTGCCGCTCGTCGGCGGCCCCGCGAACGTCACCTCCGTCACCCACTGCATGACCCGGCTGCGGCTGGCCCTGGCCGACCCCGACCTGGTGGACGACGCCGCGCTGCGGGCCCTGCCCGGCGTGCTCGGCCTCGTCCGGTCCGACGACACCTGCCAGGTGGTGCTGGGCCCAGGGGTCGTCACCCGGGTGACGGCCGAGTTCGAACGCCTGGTGGTCACGGCCCCACCCGTCGGCGCCGCTCGTGGGGGGCCGCTGAAGGGGGTGCTACGACGCCTCGCCGGGGTGTTCGTCCCGCTGATCCCGGCGCTGATCGGCTGCGGGATCCTGGCCGGGCTGAACGGCCTGCTGGTCAACGCCGGGCTGCTGCCGGGCCTCACCCCCGCCCTGGCCGCCGTAGCCGCCGCGTTCATGGCGCTGATCGCGGTGTTCGTCGGCTACAACACGGCGAAGGAGTTCGGCGGCACGCCGGTGCTGGGCGGCGCGGTCGCGGCGATCGTCGTCTACCCCGGGGTGGCGAAGGTGACGGCGTTCGGGGTGACGCTCTCCCCGGGCCAGGGCGGGGTCCTGGGCGCGCTGGCCGCCGCGCTCCTCGCGACGTGGGTCGAGAAGCGGTGCCGGGGCCGGGTCCCCGACGCGCTGGACGTGCTGCTGACCCCGGCGGTGACGGTCCTCGTCGCGGGCCTGGGCACGCTGTACGGGATCATGTGGGCGGCCGGCGCGGTGTCCTCGGCGATCGGCACGGCGGCGAACTGGCTGCTGGCGACGACCGGTGCGTTCGCCGGGCTGGTCCTCGGCGGGCTGTTCCTGCCGCTGGTGATGCTCGGCCTGCACCAGGCCCTCATCCCCATCCACACCACCCTCATCGACCAGCAGGGCTACACCGTCCTGCTGCCGGTGCTGGCGATGGCGGGCGCGGGGCAGGTCGGCGCGGCGGTGGCGGTGTACGTCCGGCTGCGACACGACGCGCCCCTCGGCACCACGCTGCGGACGACGATCCGCTCGGCCCTCCCGGCGGGCCTGCTGGGCGTCGGCGAGCCGCTCATCTACGGCGTCTCGCTCCCCCTCGGCCGCCCCTTCCTCACCGCCTGCGCGGGCGGCGCGGCGGGCGGGGCGTTCGTGG encodes:
- the murQ gene encoding N-acetylmuramic acid 6-phosphate etherase → MTSLTPSDAPDGLRAELDSLPTEAFRPDLAEIDRMSTLDIARLMNGEDSAVPAAVATQLPRIAAVIDAVAERMARGGRLVYAGAGTAGRLGVLDASECPPTFNTAPGQVVGVLAGGPAALVTSVEGAEDSRELAAEDLTALRLTSDDTVIGVSASGRTPYAIGAVEHARAQGALTVGLACNPDSALAAAAEHRVEVVVGPELLTGSTRLKAGTAQKLVLNMISTITMIRLGKTYGNLMVDVRASNDKLRARSRRIVALATGAPDAEIEAALTATGGEVKDAVLVLLAGVDGPSAARLLEESGGHLRAALGASGG
- a CDS encoding PTS transporter subunit EIIC; the protein is MPIDASTTASAILPLVGGPANVTSVTHCMTRLRLALADPDLVDDAALRALPGVLGLVRSDDTCQVVLGPGVVTRVTAEFERLVVTAPPVGAARGGPLKGVLRRLAGVFVPLIPALIGCGILAGLNGLLVNAGLLPGLTPALAAVAAAFMALIAVFVGYNTAKEFGGTPVLGGAVAAIVVYPGVAKVTAFGVTLSPGQGGVLGALAAALLATWVEKRCRGRVPDALDVLLTPAVTVLVAGLGTLYGIMWAAGAVSSAIGTAANWLLATTGAFAGLVLGGLFLPLVMLGLHQALIPIHTTLIDQQGYTVLLPVLAMAGAGQVGAAVAVYVRLRHDAPLGTTLRTTIRSALPAGLLGVGEPLIYGVSLPLGRPFLTACAGGAAGGAFVGFFAMLGDRVGATAIGPSGWALFPLLSGNRGLGITTAIYAGGLATGYAVGFAATYAFGGVRAAAARGVPAAG